A section of the Caldilineales bacterium genome encodes:
- a CDS encoding dienelactone hydrolase family protein encodes MADVLLFHHAQGLTPGVIAFADHLRRAGHRVHTPDLFDGRTFDDLDQGIQFVKELGFGEVLARGERAADGLPAGLVYAGFSLGVLPAQKLAQTRPAAGGALLFFACVPVSEFGAAWPKGVPVQIHAMAADPFFVTEGDIDAARALVAQADEAELFLYPGDQHLFADSSLPSYDAQASALLGERVLRFLAAR; translated from the coding sequence ATGGCCGACGTGCTCCTATTCCACCACGCACAAGGACTCACCCCTGGCGTGATCGCCTTTGCCGATCACCTGCGCCGGGCCGGGCACCGGGTGCACACGCCCGACCTGTTCGATGGCCGCACCTTCGACGACCTCGATCAGGGGATTCAATTCGTCAAGGAACTGGGCTTTGGCGAGGTGCTGGCCCGCGGCGAACGCGCCGCCGACGGTTTACCCGCCGGGCTGGTCTATGCGGGATTCTCCCTGGGCGTGCTCCCAGCCCAGAAGCTGGCCCAAACCCGCCCGGCCGCCGGCGGGGCGCTGCTGTTCTTTGCCTGCGTGCCAGTGTCCGAGTTCGGCGCCGCCTGGCCGAAGGGGGTTCCGGTGCAGATCCATGCCATGGCTGCCGACCCGTTCTTTGTCACCGAGGGCGACATCGACGCCGCGCGCGCCCTCGTCGCCCAGGCGGACGAAGCGGAATTGTTCCTCTACCCTGGCGACCAACACCTCTTCGCCGACAGTTCGCTGCCCTCCTACGATGCGCAGGCCTCCGCCCTCCTGGGGGAGCGAGTGCTACGCTTCCTCGCCGCACGATGA
- a CDS encoding isoprenylcysteine carboxylmethyltransferase family protein, translating into MIKVFQEWAKREYSLRQRLIALGFEAVLFVIVLPYLLVVSAAAVDHRLGLPRFTIGAANWLVGLALIVGGGFLALWSIQTQLTIGRGTPAPMMPTQKLIAKGPFANCRNPMALGTVVAFAGICVWIGSFAALAVVLAFTALLLLYVKLIEEQELEARFGAEYQEYKRRTPFLIPRRRR; encoded by the coding sequence ATGATCAAGGTTTTTCAGGAGTGGGCCAAACGTGAATACAGCTTGCGACAGCGGCTCATCGCCCTGGGCTTCGAGGCCGTCCTGTTCGTGATCGTGCTCCCCTACTTGCTCGTCGTCTCGGCGGCGGCGGTCGATCACCGCCTGGGCCTGCCCCGGTTCACCATCGGCGCTGCCAACTGGCTTGTCGGTCTGGCGCTGATCGTGGGCGGCGGCTTCCTGGCCCTGTGGTCGATCCAGACGCAGCTGACGATCGGGCGCGGCACGCCGGCGCCGATGATGCCAACGCAAAAACTGATCGCAAAAGGCCCCTTTGCCAACTGCCGCAACCCCATGGCGCTTGGCACCGTGGTCGCTTTTGCCGGCATCTGTGTGTGGATCGGCTCCTTCGCGGCGCTGGCGGTGGTCCTGGCCTTCACCGCCCTCCTGCTGCTGTATGTGAAACTGATCGAAGAGCAAGAACTGGAGGCCCGTTTTGGGGCGGAGTACCAGGAATACAAACGGCGCACCCCCTTTCTGATCCCGCGACGCCGCCGGTGA
- a CDS encoding NUDIX domain-containing protein, giving the protein MIEVHYVVVLIIRPRSGKHQVLMAKRSAGQYMGDTWQLISGGLEPHETAWQGALREMREETGLVPEEFYRLSTLTHFYRPDNDSLNIAPMFCAIVNEDAIVTINAEHSAFEWVDVDEATSRLMWPSDRQALEELRSLILVGGIAKKYMRIVTDGGAV; this is encoded by the coding sequence ATGATCGAAGTTCACTATGTCGTAGTTCTGATAATCCGGCCCCGCAGCGGCAAGCACCAAGTGCTCATGGCTAAACGTTCGGCGGGGCAGTACATGGGCGACACATGGCAGCTCATCTCAGGTGGGTTGGAGCCACACGAGACTGCGTGGCAGGGTGCGCTCCGTGAGATGCGTGAGGAGACCGGGTTGGTGCCAGAGGAGTTTTACCGCCTTAGTACGCTCACGCACTTCTATCGACCGGACAATGATTCTTTGAATATCGCCCCCATGTTTTGCGCAATAGTCAATGAAGACGCCATTGTTACGATTAATGCCGAGCATTCGGCGTTCGAGTGGGTAGATGTCGATGAGGCAACCTCTCGGCTCATGTGGCCGAGCGATCGGCAAGCACTGGAGGAACTGCGCTCGCTAATCTTGGTTGGCGGTATCGCCAAGAAATATATGAGGATCGTGACCGATGGCGGAGCCGTCTAA